Within the Sulfitobacter sp. JL08 genome, the region CGATGTTCGCCACTGAAGATCAATCCGAAGGTATGGCGGCGTTTCTGGAAAAAAGAACTGCGCAGTTCCGCGACAAATAGGCAGACACGACAGTTTTCCGGGGAATATCGGGCCAGAATGCGATTTGCGGCCCATTCATCGGGCGCACCCTGTTGACAGGGCGGCGACTCGGGCCTAAAGACGCGAATTCAGATTACACCCTACCCAAACCGTGGGACGACATAACATGGCCAATACGCCTCAATCAAAAAAACGCGCGCGCCAGAACGAGGCCCGCTTTCAAGTCAACAAAGCGCGTCGTTCGCGTATCCGCACCTTCCTGCGCAAAGTGGAAGAAGCGATCGCATCGGGCGACCAGTCGGTTGCTGTGAACGCATTGCGAGAAGCACAGCCAGAACTGATGCGCGGTGTCTCCAAAGGCGTGTTTCACAAAAACACAGCTGCGAGAAAAATGTCACGCTTGTCTTCTCGGGTAAAAGCGCTGGGCCAAGCCTAAGCCGCACCGACTAAGCGATTGACCGATAAAGGTGTCCCGACCGGGGCGCCTTTTTTT harbors:
- the rpsT gene encoding 30S ribosomal protein S20, which translates into the protein MANTPQSKKRARQNEARFQVNKARRSRIRTFLRKVEEAIASGDQSVAVNALREAQPELMRGVSKGVFHKNTAARKMSRLSSRVKALGQA